A stretch of DNA from Candidatus Dechloromonas phosphoritropha:
TCGGCCGACAGACGGCGCTCCTTCTGCAGCCAGCTGACTGGTGGCCGGCGGTGGGCCCCAAGGGGACTTCCTTCGGGGCGTAACTCGGTAAGCATGGACAGGGTCATTCGGGTTTGCTTTTCTTGCGCAGGGACTCGCCATCGAGATTGAGGTAATGCGCTTAATGGACCAGGTGGTCGAGAATGGCATCGGCCAGGGTTGGGTCACCGATGACGGCATACCAGTACCGCATCGGTAACTGGCTGGTGATGATGGTGGAACGGCAACCATGTCGGTCATCGACGATTTTCAGCAAGTCGCGGCGGCTCTCGTCGGTCAACGGCGCCAGGCCCCAGTCATTGATGATCAGTACGTCGGTCTTGGCCAGCTGCGCCAAGGCCTTGGCATGGCTGCCATCGTGGCGCCCCAGCGTAACCGGTAACTCTGCGGCGTTCTTTCCAGCGCCGATCGTGCTGTCGACAATCTCCTCCTCGAATCACGAAACGCGGAGGAGGCCAGGATGGCCAAGGCAGGGGAAGGGTCGCGGGTGCGGCGTAGCGCGAGCGAATGGGGGGCGTTGCTGTCGCGATTTCCGGGCAGCGGTTTGAACGTTGCGACCTTCTGCAAACGCGAAGGGATCAGCGATACCAGCTTCCATCGCTGGCGCACACGTCTGGGCATCGCCCTCGACAGTCAGGACAAGGCCAGCGGCCAGCCGGCCACCTTCGTCGACGTCGGCCCTCTGAGCACAACCACGGCGACGCCCGCTCGTTTCCACCTCACCCTCGACCTCGGCGGCGGCCTGATCCTGCAGCCGGAGCGCCGCTGATGTTTTTCCCTGAAGGCCAAATCCGCGTCCAAGTCTATGGCCAGCCGGTCGACCTGCGCAAATCCTTCGACGGTCTGTACGCGATCACCCGTCATGTCCTCGGTCAGGACCCGCTGAGCGGCCAGCTCTTCGTCTTCTTCAATCGCCGTGGCACTCAGGTGAAGGTGCTCTACTGGGATCGCAGCGGCTTCTGCCTGTGGGCCAAGCGTCTCGAAGAAGGCCGTTTCGTCGCCAACTGGGATAAAGTGCGCACGTGCGAAATCGACTGGACCGGTCTGAAACTGCTCCTCGAAGGGATCGAGCCGGGACGCCGGAAGAAGCGTTATCACGCCTCTGGAGCGCCCATAAAAACGCTTCAAAACAGCGGCTTGTGTTAAAATGCACGCATGGATTCAGCACGTTACCAGACGGTTTACAACCTCGAACAAGCCGCGGCATTGTGCCCGCAAGAGGTGCTGGATCTGTGCCAGACGCTGTCTGCTGAAATCACCGCACTGAAGCAACAAATCGACTGGTTCAAGCGCCAGATCTTCGGCCAGAAAAGCGAACGACGCATCGACGTCACGCCGAGCGGCCAACTGAGTCTCGGCGAGTTCCCGACGCCCCCACCAGGTTCTGAGTCACCAGCTTCACCCCATCGCCGCGCATACCCGTCAGCCGACCAGCAAGCGTCCCAGTGACGAAAGCGTGCCCTTCTTCGACGAGAACCGCGTCCCAGTCGAAGTCGTCGAGCTCACCGCGCCGGAAGTCGAAGGCCTCTCTCCCGAGGACTACGAGGTCATCAGCCACAAGGACAGCTATCGCCTGGCGCAACGGCCGGGTAGCTACGTGGTGATCAAGTATCGCCGGCCGGTAATCAAGCTCAAGAGTAACCAGACACTGGTCTGCGCCAACGCGCCGGCCGGTGTCATTGAGGGCAGCCGGGCCGACGTCAGCTTCGTCGCCGGACTGCTGATTGACAAATTTGCCTACCACCTGCCACTGTATCGCCAGCATCAACGCCTGGCCGATGCGGGAATCACCGTCAGCCGGCCGTGGCTGACGCAGATCGGGCAACAGGGCATCACTCTGCTCGAACCGATCTACGAGGCGCAGTTTGCCTCGATCCGCAGCTCGCGCGTCAAGGCGATGGACGGACGCCGATCAAGGCCGGACAGGGCGCACCCGGCAAGCTGAAAGCGGCGTACTTCTGGCCGGTGTATGGCGAAGGCGACGAAATCTGTTTCCCCTTCTTCGCCAGTCGCGAGTTCAAGCACGTCGAGGCGGCCCTCGGACTGACCGCCGCCGAAGGCGCGGTGCTGTTGTCGGACGGCTATCAGGCCTACAGTCATTACGCGGCGCAGATCGGGATCACGCACGCCCAATGCTGGGCGCACACGCGTCGTAAGTTCTTTGACGCGCAAGACGCGGAACCAGAAGCGGCAGCGCAGGCACTCGCGCTCATTGGGGACCTGTATCAGGTCGAAGAGCGCATCCGCGAGCAAAAGCTCACCGGTGCAAGGAAGCGCGACTATCGTCTGGAGCATGCCAAACCGATCGTCGAGCGTTTCTTCGCCTGGGTTGGCGAACGCTTCGCGGCGCAGGGGCTGTTACCGCGCAATCCGCTGACCAGGGTGCTGGCCTACGCGCGCGATCGACGATGGGGACTGGAGGTCTTCCTCGCCGACCCGGACGTGCCGATCGACACCAATCACCTCGAACGCGCCCTGCGGGTGATTCCCATGGGGCGCCGCTCCTGGCTGTTCTGCTGGACGGAGTTCGGCGCCAGGCAGGTCGGGATCATCCAGAGCCTGATCGTTACCTGTCGGCTGCATCAGATCGACCCCTACGATTATCTCGTCGATGTCCTGCAGCGCGTCGCCGAGCACCCCGCCGACCGCGTCCATGAACTCACGCCACGGGTCTGGAAAGAACTGTTCGCTCAGAACCCGCTGCGCTCACCTTTGTACGCGTTGCCGAAGTAGGGGCGCTCGACGCCGCGTAGTTGCCGGTTACGCCCCAGCGCCAGCGCCGGGAGCAGACGCGGCAAGCAGACGTAAAGCGCGCTGTTTCCCTGCCGGCAGGCCTGATTCACCAAGGCACAAGCCAGGAAGGTCTTGCCAACCCCAATCGGGCTGCAAACCAGGACGTTCTGGTGGGTAGCCACCCAAACGCCAGCCATCAGACGCGCGAACAAGGCCCGGCCGAGTCCGCAGGGATAACGGAAATCGACACCTTCCGGGTTGGCAGCCTGCAGGCTTTGTGTGTTCAACACACGGACCATGCCGGTCAGACGGAGCTTTTGCAAGCGCTCGTGGGTAGGAAGGTGGAGCAATGTCATTTTCTTTCAGGTCAGTAGTAATGCGCCTGGCCGCGCACATTGGCGTGTTCCAGGGGAAGTGAAGTCTGTGCAGGCGTGGCGACAGGGCGCTTGTTCTGGCCATGTTTGAGGATAGATTTCAGGCTGATGATGGCGCCGGTGGCGGATACAGGGTGGCCTCGACCCCCATCCCGCTCATTCCGTCCGGCAGGGGATGGCCGATGCCGACCAGCTTTGCATGCCGGAGGATTTTGCCCACCGTCGTCGGCGAGGCGACGACTGCTCGGGCGATTTCACGATGGCTGCGCCTGCCTTCGTGGTACAGGCGCAGTACTTCCAGAATCTTGCGCATGGATAAGCTGCTAAATGCCATGTAGACCTCGGCAAAATCGTCGAGGGCGCCGCGGTTACCCCGCGTCCTGCGCTACTGCCTCCAACCGTCCAACTTGCCTTGGAATCGGTGTCCAGCTTCAGCCGGAATTCACAGCCGTTCCAGGTCGGGAATATTGAAGTCGCGCTCCAGGCAGGTGGGCCCAGGGGCCGATGCGTTGGTAGGCTGCTTCGGGCAGCGACCACACCGAATCGATGACGCCAGCGCCGTGCGTGTCGATCAGCAGGCCATCTGGCTCGCCGTAATGGCCGGGGAGACATGATCGCAGCCGGTGCGTTCCAGCGGCAGCGCGTCGATGAAGGCGTGCCGATCGCAGCCGAAATTCCGACCATTGACGAAGATATTGCCGACGCCGAGATGTGGCAGGCAGTCGGCGGCGCTGACGATGGCGCTGATGAATTCGCCTTCGTTCATTTCGGCGCCGCGCGGGTGTCCATTTTCTTGCTGTCGGCCTGGGCCAGTTGGTAGCCGGCTTCCAGTTTGGTGGCACCGAACGGTTTGTCGCCGACGGCGTGCGCCAGCGAGGTCAGAGCGGCAGCGACGAAGGTGGAACAGACGGTGAGGGTAACGATGCCAGCTTTTTCTAGCCCGAATTTTTCATAAAAGCAGGCGAATCTCGTTTAACCCATTGATATAATAGGGGTTACGCCAATAACGCTTTGTAAGAAGCCTAAACGAGACCGCCCATGGACCATTCTATCCCAACCCAGCTTCGCTTTCCCGCCAGCGCCGGATTTACGATCCGGGCAGAGTTTGACGGCGGGGCGATGTCCTCCGACTTTGGCGCACTCCTGTTGCGTGGCATCGACCTGCAAATCGGCCTGATTCCCCGCCTGGTCAGCGCGATTCACGACAAACGCCACGCCTCGTACATTGACCATCCCCTGGCCGACCTGCTCCGCCAGCGGATATTCCAGACCGCCAGCGGTTACGCCGACGGTAATGACGCCAACACGCTGCGGCGCGATCCGCTGTTCAAACTGGCGGTCGGTCGTGCCCCGCTGGACGAGGGAAATGACCTGGCCTCCGGCCCCACGCTCTCCCGGCTCGAAAACAGCGTATCGCGCAAAGACATTTACCGCCTGGCCAAAAGCTTCGTCGACGCCTTCATCGCCAGCTACGCCCAAGCGCCTGCCGTGATCGTGCTCGATATGGATCACTCGGAGGATGCCACTCACGGGCAGCAGGAACTGGCGTTCTATAACCCCCACTACGGGAATCACTGCTACCTGCCGCTGTTTCTCTTCGAAGGACTTTCCGGGAAGTTCATTACTGCCGTCCTGCGTCCGGGCAAACGCCCGACTGGCAAGGAGAACGCGGCCATCATCAAGCGCGTGCTGCGCTTGCTCCGCCAGGCTTGGCCCGAGACCCACATCATTCTGCGCGGGGATGGCCACTTCTCGAATCCCGAACTGATGGCCTTGTGCGCGTCCGATCCGCATCTGGACTTCCTCTTCGGCCTGGCCGGCAACCCGGTGCTCTCGCCCAAGGCCGAGCCGCTGCTGAAGAAAGCCCGTGCGCTGCACCAGACACACAGCGCCAACGCCCAGCGCCTGGGGAACGCCGAGCCTGCGGCGACACGACTGTACGACGATATCGAGTATCAGGCGGGCTCGTGGCCCAAGGCTTACCGCGTGGTGGTCAAGGCCGAGGTGATGGCCTTGGGTGACAACCCGCGGTACGTGGTGACCTCGCTGTCCGACCCGACGCCTGATGTGCTTTACAAAGAGCTGTACTGTGCTCGAGGGCAGGACGAGAACTTCATCAAGGCGGTGAAGAACGACTTGGCCAGTGACCGGACCTCCGATCATGCCTTCCTCGCCAATCACCTGCGGCTGTTCTATTCGTGTGCGGCGTATGGGTTGATTCACGGCTTGCGCGAGAACACGCTGGTGCATACGGAACTGGCCAAGGCGCAACCGCTGTCGATTATCCTGAAACTCTTTAAGTTGGCGGTGCGCGTGGTGCAGTACAAGGATCGGATCAAGCTGTCCTTGCCTACGTCGTGTCCGATGAAGGGGTGCTGGCGCGGGTGACCGAGTTGCTTTACCTCGTCCCGCGCCCGCCGGCACCGGCCTGATCGACTCGGCGACGCCGTCTCATGCTACCGACTCGAATCCGCTTGAGCGGAGGTCAGGTCTCGCCAGCGCTCTGTCCAGGGATCGATGGCGGCAGGGTGTGATGCCCAAAAGTTGGGGTATTTGGCCGATCGTGGCGGGTTGGCAGCAAAATTCGCAGCAAGCTGACTCGCATCACGGCTGGAATGGCACGACATTGACATCGCGCGGCGGGTTTATGAAACATCCGGGCTAGGGTGTGTTGACAATCACTCCGATAGATGACCATGGCATTGATCGGCGAAATCCTCGTTTACAGTCAATGAGTTACAAGGAGGCTGTTCACAGAGGTTGATATAGGTTCATATCCTGACTTTTGGGTGGCGTCAGGATGATGGTACGTTTGTGGTTGCGTGATGATCAGTTTGAGCGGATAGCGTCCCTGTTGCCGGGTAAAGCCAGCGACCCGGGGTGCACGGCGGCCGATAATCGACAGTTCGTTGAAGCGGTTTTGTGGATTGCTCGCACGGGTAGTCCGTGGCGTGACCTGCCATGCCCATTCGGGCCGTGGAATAGTGTCTATCAACGATTTGCTCGCTGGTCGCGGTGTGGTGTCTGGCATCGCATCTTCACCCAGTTGGCGCAGGACGCAGATTTCGAAGAGGTGTTCATCGACAGCACCATCGTTCGCGCCCATCAACATGCCGCCGGTGCACCAAAAAAAACGGTGGCCAGGCGCTTGGGCGATCACGGGGCGGACTGAGCACCAAGATTCACGCCCTGGTTGAAGGCTTGGGGTCACTCGCCCGCTTTCGTCTCACCGGTGGAGAAGCCGGTGACAGCCCTCAAGCGCTGCCCCTGTTGGGCGATCTGTTGCCCGACTCGCTGAGTGCGGACAAAGCCTACGACACAGACGCGATCATCGAGCATCTTGCTGCGAATGAGATTCAAGCGGTCATCCCTCCCAAAAGCAATCGTATTGTCCAGCGTAGTTTCGATCAGCACCTTTACAAAAATCGCAACCTGGTAGAACGCTTCTTCTGCCGGATCAAGCAGTTCCGAGGCATCGCCACGCGCTATGACAAACTCGCCGAACGCTTCGCTTCCTTCGTCGCCCTCGCCGCAGCTTTCATCTGGCTCACGTGATTGTCAACACACCCTAGACTTTCTCCGTTGAATTGAGGTTGATGCATCAGACTTTCTGACTCATCCAGGCACCCGTCGCAACGCGCAGAAACTGGAACTGCTTTTCCATCCGCTGGCAGCCAGCGTAGATCACCAGATGCAAGCGAAGCTGAACGCGTTCCCGGAAAGTGGTTTGGCGTTCGATCTGTTGCGAGGCGAGGCGAGAGGCTTCCTTGCAACTGATCATTTCCGTTCCAGTTTGCAACCTTTGCCACGAGTGCCTGTCCGATTGGTCGGACGGATGGGAAGATCCTTGCGAATTTTTTCAAGTATGATCGAAAAACTGGAATTCCCGCGAAACGACATGACCACAGACCCGCTGTGCGACACCGAGTTCCTGACCAGTCTGTGGAGAGATATGCTGCGCTTTGCTGACATTCAGTTGCGCAACAAGACTCAGGCCGAGGATGCGGAGCAGGGAGTATTGACTGCCGCGCTGGCCGGCCACGAAAAATCCGCTTCGCGGGTATCCTTGCGCACTTCGGTCCTGGCCATCCTCAAAAACAAGATCGTCGATGTCCCTCGCCGCAAGGTTCGGGAAAATGTGGTGGTCGCCGACGAGGATGCTGATTCGGATATCGAAGCCAATTTCAACGACCGTTCGTACTGGGCCCAGAACACTCCCCGCTCCGAATGGGAGAGTCCGGACAAGGTGACGGAGAACAAGCGGTTCTGGGAGGTCTTCGAAGCCTGCCTCTACCGCTTGCCCAAAGCAAGTGCCAGCATCTTCACGATGCGCGAGGTGCTCGGCTTCGATAGCGATAACATTTGCGCCACCCTGACGATCACCAGCAACAACTGCTGGGTCCAACTGCACCGCACCTGTCTGGGCGTCAACCGGTTTGGCGAGGCAACTTGAGAGTGTGCATCATTGATTGTCCGACATGGCGCTTGATCTTCGTGTTTTACGATGAGACACTTCTGAATATTATTGTTTTATGGAAGTCCCCCCGGGGCTATCCTGTGGCCTGTATCAAACAACCTTGACGGAGACCTAGATGAAATCCTTTGCCATCATGACTGCTGCGCTGGTGCTCGGCTTGACGCTGGTTACCGGCGATGCCGAAGCAGCGAGGCGCCTGGGCGGCGGCAAATCCGCCGGTATGCAGCGCGAATCGATCAGCGCCCAGAAATCGACCAATGCCGCCCCGGCCCCCAGCCAGGCAGCGGCAACGGCGCCACAGGGAGCGCCGGGCGCTCCTGCGGCCCAGCCCAAGCGTTCGTGGATGGGCCCGCTGGCCGGTCTAGCGGCCGGTCTCGGCCTGGCGGCGCTGGCCTCACATTTGGGTTTTGGTGAAGGCTTGGCCAATATGTTGATGATTGGGTTGTTGATCATGGCCGTCGTGATGGTCATCGGCTTCGTCATGCGCCGCCGGGCGGCGTCCCAGCAACCGGCGCTGGCCGGTGCCAGCGGCATGCGGTATGCCGCGCAGGGCGCCGATACGAATCGTGATGACCGGAACGTCGAGCCCCGCTTTTCTACTCCGGTCGCTGCCGGGAGCGGGGCGGCGGCAATTGCCGGTGCGGGTACCACGGTAAGTATTCCAGCCGGATTCGATGTCGATGCCTTCGTCCGCAATGCCAAGGTGAACTTCATCCGCCTGCAGGCGGCGAACGATGCCGGCAATCTGGAAGACATCCGCGAGTTCACGACGCCGGAAATGTTTGGCGAGATCAAGCTGAATTTTGTCGATCGTGGCCAGGCGGACCAGCAGACCGACGTTGTCACTGTCAATGCCGAGGTTCTGGATGTTGCCGAGGAAAGCGAGCGTTACATCGTCAGCGTGCATTTCACTGGCCTGATCCGTGAAGCTGCCAATGCTCCCGCGGAACCGTTCGATGAAATCTGGCACATGATCAAGCCGCGCGCAGGTGGCGGCTGGGTGCTCGCGGGCATCCAGCAGACCCAGTAACGCGGCACCCGCCCAGGGAGGGGCTCCGACGGAGCCCCTTTTTTTTCGGCAGTTCGGGGAATGTTTTGCCGTTCTCGGCGGGGCCCACGCGAGACGGTTTCGAAAACTGACAGACAAAAAAACCCCGCCATGCAGGCGGGGTAACAGGGAGGTCTCGAAACGAGGGATTTCGAGGAGGGTAAAGGGATGGTTCAGTCCTTGCGCCGTCTCTTGAGCAAATGGCGGCCGATCACGATGGCGACGCCGACGGCAACCGCGGCAAGAAAGGCATTGATCGGTTCCGCGCGACCATCGGCCAACCAGTCCAGGCCGGCAACGCCCACGAAGACGCCGAGGCTTTCACTGATCGGGAGATTATCGGCAAAGGCCATTAGTCCGCCTGGCTAATTGGTGCTGAAACGGCGGCGAATTCTACCGCAACCTGATCCAGAAGATGCCGGCGGGCTGTTTCCAGAAACCGGCTGATATTCATTTCACACATGATTTTGTTTTCTTTACTGGAGATTTTCTGGTTATCTATGATCATGATTCTATGGGCGCGCCCCTGCCACGTCTGTAGCGCGCGCGTTGCCTCGACGTAACGGATTTTGATGTTCTGTGACGCTATGTGACGGGAGTTACTGCGCCAATGGCCAGGTGAGGGTGAAGCGGGCGCCGCCGAGAGGTGCGGCGTCGGCTGTGGCGGTTCCGCCATGCAGTTCAAGGACGCGCCGCGTGATGGCCAGACCGAGCCCGTAGCCGCCGGTGGAGCGATCGCGCGAGCGGTCGAGCCGGGTGAATGCGGAGAAGACGCTCTCACGGTCTTCTGGCGGAATACCGATGCCGTCGTCGTCAACATGGACGATGATGTTCCCCTGGTGAAGTTCGGAACTGACGCTGATCTGCTTGCTTGCGTACTTGAAGGCATTACGTAACAGGTTGCGCAGCGCATAGGGCATCGCTTTGCGATCGATATCGACCGCCACGTTTTCGGGCAGTTTCGCGGTGTCGACCGTGATCGTCAGATCGCGACCGAGCAGGCGAACGGCATCGACCTCGTCGCGCAGCCAGTCGGCGAAGCGCACGCTGGAAAAATGTGGCTCGGGTGCCTCGCGCTCGAACCGGGCGTAGGTCAGGCTGGTGTCAATCAGATGGTCGAGTTCGTCGAGGTCGGCTTCCATCATGGCCCACAAGCGCTCGCGCTCGGTTTCGTCATTGGTGTCGCTGAGCATTTCCAGCGCAAAGCGCATACGGGCGATTGGCGTGCGCAGTTCGTGGGAAATCGCCGAGGAAAGTTCTCGGTGGGTGGCGAGCAGTTGCTGCACCCGTTCGGCCATGCTGTTCATGGTGTCGGAAAGCGGGGCGAAGATCTGGCTGCGGGCTGGCGGCGAGCGCGCCTCGAAATCGCCGTCGCCGAGGTCGCGGGCGGTCTGGCGCAGGGTTTCCAGATCACGCCAGACCGGGCGCACCCAGAACCACAGGGCAATGCCGAAAATGACGCCGATCAGGCTCCAGGTCAGCAGGCGCAGGCGGAGGTCGAGTGGCAGCCGTTCCGTCAGTTCTGGATTGCGGTTCGCGGCCAGCGGACCGACG
This window harbors:
- a CDS encoding ATP-binding protein — encoded protein: MVDSTIGAGKNAAELPVTLGRHDGSHAKALAQLAKTDVLIINDWGLAPLTDESRRDLLKIVDDRHGCRSTIITSQLPMRYWYAVIGDPTLADAILDHLVH
- a CDS encoding IS66 family insertion sequence element accessory protein TnpB; translation: MAKAGEGSRVRRSASEWGALLSRFPGSGLNVATFCKREGISDTSFHRWRTRLGIALDSQDKASGQPATFVDVGPLSTTTATPARFHLTLDLGGGLILQPERR
- the tnpB gene encoding IS66 family insertion sequence element accessory protein TnpB, which translates into the protein MFFPEGQIRVQVYGQPVDLRKSFDGLYAITRHVLGQDPLSGQLFVFFNRRGTQVKVLYWDRSGFCLWAKRLEEGRFVANWDKVRTCEIDWTGLKLLLEGIEPGRRKKRYHASGAPIKTLQNSGLC
- a CDS encoding ATP-binding protein, producing the protein MTLLHLPTHERLQKLRLTGMVRVLNTQSLQAANPEGVDFRYPCGLGRALFARLMAGVWVATHQNVLVCSPIGVGKTFLACALVNQACRQGNSALYVCLPRLLPALALGRNRQLRGVERPYFGNAYKGERSGF
- a CDS encoding AsnC family protein — encoded protein: MRKILEVLRLYHEGRRSHREIARAVVASPTTVGKILRHAKLVGIGHPLPDGMSGMGVEATLYPPPAPSSA
- a CDS encoding IS5 family transposase (programmed frameshift), giving the protein MVRLWLRDDQFERIASLLPGKASDPGCTAADNRQFVEAVLWIARTGSPWRDLPCPFGPWNSVYQRFARWSRCGVWHRIFTQLAQDADFEEVFIDSTIVRAHQHAAGAPKKNGGQALGRSRGGLSTKIHALVEGLGSLARFRLTGGEAGDSPQALPLLGDLLPDSLSADKAYDTDAIIEHLAANEIQAVIPPKSNRIVQRSFDQHLYKNRNLVERFFCRIKQFRGIATRYDKLAERFASFVALAAAFIWLT
- a CDS encoding RNA polymerase subunit sigma (Bacteria have multiple sigma factors which are active under specific conditions; the sigma factor binds with the catalytic core of RNA polymerase to produce the holoenzyme and directs bacterial core RNA polymerase to specific promoter elements to initiate transcription) produces the protein MIEKLEFPRNDMTTDPLCDTEFLTSLWRDMLRFADIQLRNKTQAEDAEQGVLTAALAGHEKSASRVSLRTSVLAILKNKIVDVPRRKVRENVVVADEDADSDIEANFNDRSYWAQNTPRSEWESPDKVTENKRFWEVFEACLYRLPKASASIFTMREVLGFDSDNICATLTITSNNCWVQLHRTCLGVNRFGEAT
- a CDS encoding Tim44 domain-containing protein, which gives rise to MKSFAIMTAALVLGLTLVTGDAEAARRLGGGKSAGMQRESISAQKSTNAAPAPSQAAATAPQGAPGAPAAQPKRSWMGPLAGLAAGLGLAALASHLGFGEGLANMLMIGLLIMAVVMVIGFVMRRRAASQQPALAGASGMRYAAQGADTNRDDRNVEPRFSTPVAAGSGAAAIAGAGTTVSIPAGFDVDAFVRNAKVNFIRLQAANDAGNLEDIREFTTPEMFGEIKLNFVDRGQADQQTDVVTVNAEVLDVAEESERYIVSVHFTGLIREAANAPAEPFDEIWHMIKPRAGGGWVLAGIQQTQ
- a CDS encoding two-component sensor histidine kinase — encoded protein: MTGTEPGHGQEKNQSLARSLFRAAPQRWRGRRYSLSKLFFNFYLLAMGSFVAIAFTADFIISTAQRGITDDYARRFMRGTITLIEDELYRTPRRDWQRKINQLDDKFSYRLGIVERISLDRTLTPDQVSKLDAGDIAIDHDGDIMYRRLGTSSKVLVVGPLAANRNPELTERLPLDLRLRLLTWSLIGVIFGIALWFWVRPVWRDLETLRQTARDLGDGDFEARSPPARSQIFAPLSDTMNSMAERVQQLLATHRELSSAISHELRTPIARMRFALEMLSDTNDETERERLWAMMEADLDELDHLIDTSLTYARFEREAPEPHFSSVRFADWLRDEVDAVRLLGRDLTITVDTAKLPENVAVDIDRKAMPYALRNLLRNAFKYASKQISVSSELHQGNIIVHVDDDGIGIPPEDRESVFSAFTRLDRSRDRSTGGYGLGLAITRRVLELHGGTATADAAPLGGARFTLTWPLAQ